Sequence from the Rhizobium tumorigenes genome:
GGAGCCGGAAGAGGCGCGGGTGACGTGGGTCGATGCACCGGGTTCCACGCTCTACCGGATGACCTATCCCGACGCCGCGGTGGAGCGGATTGATCTGTCGCTGCGGGTGGGCGCCCTCGCCTTGCGCCAAGGGGGCGGCTTCATCGCTTCGACGGAACGCGGCTTTGCGACCCTCGACATCATCGACGGAAAGGCAAAATTCGAATTTGGCAAAGGGCCGGATCTGGCGCCGGATTGGCGGATGAACGATGGCGCCTGTGATCGCCAGGGACGGTTCTGGTCCGGCTCGATGGCGCCCGTCACGTCAGCTCCTGGGGCGTTTGGCACGCTTTTCAGCATCGGAGAGCAGAGCGAGGTCGTCGAAAGAGGCGGGCAATTCCGTTCTCAGAATGGTCTTGCCTGGAGCCCGGACGGCCGGACGATGTACGTCTCGGACTCCAATCCTCTCAAATCATACGTCACGGTCCACGACTTCGACCCCGATAGCGGCAACTTCTCAAAAGGGCGGCTGTTCGCAGACACCACGTCGCTTGGCGGCCGACCTGACGGTGCCGCGATCGATGTCGACGGTTGCTACTGGATCGCCGCGAGCGATGGTGGTCGCGTGGTACGCATGACGCCTCAGGGACGAGTGGACGCAGAAATCCGCCTTGATGTTCCCAACCCGACGAACATCTGCTTCATCGGCGAGGACTTGAGAACCGCGTTCCTGACTACGCTTAGGGCAGGCGGAGTAGGGCAAGGCGGCGACGTCTACATCGTGCGCCTTCCCTACCAGGGACTGGCCGAACCCCGCTATCGGCCTGGGTCGCCCAGCGCCATATCCGACACGCCGCCGGGATAACCCTGCCGTTCCTCAGGCAAGCCCGCCTTTACCTTTTAGATTCCAATCGGAGAAACGCAGATGTATCTCGGAACACAGATCCCGGCCCGCAATGACGACGACTACCGCGTCATGAAACAGCTCGGCGCAAGCAATATCTCGGCGACGCCACCTGGCGACTGGCGAAAATGGGATCGGCCTGTTCTCGAAGCTTTCCGCGATAAGATCGAGAGTTTTGGACTGACGCTCGACATGACACAATTGCCGATGCCATCGACCCGGGTGGACCAAGACGTTCCTTGCAAGGACATCATGCTCGCCGGTCCGGATCGCGATCAGCAGATCGATGGCATTTGCCGCCTTATAGAAAGCTGCGCCGTCGCCGGCATTCCGTCCGTGCGCTACAATTTCAACTATATCGGCATCCCGCGCACGCCGATGGAGCCAGGCCGGGGCGGCTACATGGCTGAAGCCTTTCGGCTGGATCTCGCCAATCCCGATGAGCCGACGCCCCAAGGTATCGGGACGATCGACGAGGACACTATCTGGGAGCGCGTCGATTATTTCCTGGCGCGGGTCGTGCCAGTCGCGCAGTCCGCCAATGTCCGCCTTGCTTGCCATCCACACGATCCGGCAACCCCGCCCGGCTACATGGGCGTCACTCGCGTCCTCGGTTCCGTCGAGGGAATGAAACGCTTCGTGGGGATGCACGAGAGCCCCGTTCACGGCCTGAACTTCTGCATCGGTACGCTCGGCGAGATGGTCGAGGATGTATCGCAGGTCCCCGCCATCACAAGATGGTTCGGCGAGCGGGGCAAGATCATGAACGTGCACTTCCGCAACATTGTCGGCAAGCGCTACTCCTTCCGCGAAAGCTTCCCCGAAGATGGCGACATCGACATGCCTGCCGTGATCGATGCGCTGCGTGATACCGGCTACCAATACATGGTGATGCCAGATCACGCTCCGACGCTGTCCGGAGACAACCAGCAGCAGGTCGCGTTTGCCTTTTGCTACGGCTACATCGCCGCACTGTTGCAGACGCGTTGCTGATTGACCCGGCGGTTTCGGGAACCGGGATCGCCACCGATGTTACTCCGTAGAAGCCAGCAGGTCATCCCCATGTCCACCTCCTCCCATATCCGTCTTTCGCCCCAACCGGATGAGATTACGGGGACGTTGCAATCCCTGTTCGATACCCATGAGGGACCGTTGCACATCGTGCTCGAGCCCGGCATTCATCACTGCGGCGGCCTTAGGCTACGCTCGCATCTGACGATCGAGATCGTAGACGGTGCCGAACTGCAGTTCATCCCGAACTACGATGCCTATGAGAACACCTTGGTTGCCATCGTGGCTGAGGAAAGCGACCGGGCGATGATGGCAGCGGTTGGCGCTACCGACATCGCGCTGATCGGTGGCGGGCGGATCTTTTGCGCCGGTTCGACGAAATTTTCCGTTGGGGAAGATGCCGACATGGGGACTCTGGTCGCCTCCCGCTACAGGCCGCGCATCCTCGTGCTGGATCGCTGCCGGAATATCCGCATCGAAGGGCTACACATCGACGATTCGCCAATGTGGACGATGCATTTTGCCGGATGCGAAGACATCGAGGTGAGGGGTGTCCAGGTCGACAACGACCGCCGTATGCCCAACACGGATGGCATCGTCATCGACGGTTGCCGCAACGTCCGAATCGTCGACAGTGTCTTCAGAACAGCCGACGATGGCATCGTGCTAAAGACCACCCGGCGCGAGGACGGCTCGCTGACCGGTCCATGCGAGGATGTCAGCGTCAGGAACTGCATCGTCGAAAGCCGCTCCTGCGCGCTCAAACTCGGCACCGAAAGCTTTTCCCCGTTCCGCAACATATCCTTCGAGGATGTCCGCATCGAAAAGTCGAACCGCGGGCTTGGTATCTTTTCGCGCGATGGCGGCGTGGTGGATGGCATCCGCTTCGTCCGTATCTCGATCGATTGCCACGAAACGCCGGCTGGCTTCTGGGGGTCTGGCGAGGCGATCACGATCAACGTTCTCCACCGTCGTCCGGAAGAGTTTCCAGCCGGCAACGTCAGCAATGTGCTGATCGAGGATGTCAGCGGGGTGATGCAAGGCGCCATCAACATCGTCGCCGAACAGCAGGGCGGGATCTCCAACGTCACCCTTCGCCGGATCTCGCTCGAACAGCAACCCGGGCCTTTGAAGACAGGCCTTTGCTACGATATCCGTCCGACGATCGAGGACCGTTTCGATCGCTTCCCGATTGGAGACACGAGCGCCGGCCGCGTCAACGCATGGCGCTTCGATGCCGACGGCAAGATCATCGGCCTCGTCACGTATCCGAACGGTATGCCCGGCCTTTTCGCCAGCGGCGTGATCGACCTGGTAATGGAAGACATAGAGATCGCCCGTCCCAATCCGCTACCGGAGGGCTGGAACAGCCAAACTCTTCTGCTGACCAATGTAACCAGTGTGAGCGAACGGCAATAAAGCGTCCGTTCGCCGTCAGCGTCCGGTTTGTTACCCTTGTCAGTCCATGCAGCAGACTTGCCGCGACGTATTTTCAGTTGTAGGCGACAGGCAGGACCAATCCCCTTCGATGGTCACCAGACCGTTGTGGTTTGCCTCGCTGGATATGCCCAGACGATAAAGTTTGTGCTCGGATGTCTGCACCTGCGCGACAATATCGTTCTCCCCGCACTGGAATGCCATGACGCGTCCCTGGCGCTGATAGGCTTTGCCTGCAGGCAATGCCTTGTGGCCAGCAGCCTGCAGGATATCGTTCTCGTCATCATTCATGTTGCTTTCGTCGTCGAAGCAAATCGCTCCAGATAGTATTCGGCAGCGGCTTGAATTCACTGATCGGTCAGACGAAAGGCGCCCGTAAATATCGAGGCATCCGCCAAGCTGAAGGGGATCGTCTTGGGTTTTGCGTTTGATTCAATATGTCAACGGGGAACCATATTTTTTTTAACCTAAAACTGTTGTTTCTCAACGCGTTAATATTTGATTCGCCGTCTGCATGTAGCAACCCCCTGAAGACAGGGGTGGGCGATGATTATAAAATCGGTTGGTAGCGGAATCTCCGAAAGCAACTTTTCTCAGCGAATCATTTTGTCGATGGCAAGCGTCGTGGTGGTTGCGATCGCTGTGGTTCTCGGCTGCGTTATCTTCTCTGCAGCTGGGCAAAATCGACTTGAAGTCGAAGCTTCCACAAAACTCGCAACTACGGCCTTGCAGGTAAAAGCGCGAGAGGTCGCTCGCAATCTGAAGGACTACGCCGTCTGGGACGACGTCTACAAAAACCTGCACGAGAAGATTGACACTGATTGGGCAGGAACCGACGGCAATATAGGGGCCAATGTATACACCGGACTTGGCTACGAATTGGGCTTCGTTGTCGACCCCGAGGGCAAGACAGTTTACGCCGTCGTTGAGGGCAAGCCCCAGACCGTTGATGCCTTCACGGTGATGCCGACCGGGCTGCGTGACCTCCTGCATGTGGCTTCGATACAGGCCGAACCTGTGACCGGGATGATCAAGACGGGCGATGATGTTTTTATAGTCGCCGCGACAGGGATTTTGCCCCCGACCATCGACCGCAGCAAGGTTGCTCCCAAAGATCTTTCGATGATCGTTTTTGCCAAAAAGCTTGACCACAAATTTCTGCAACACGTGGGCGACGACTATCTTCTCAACAATCTCGACTTCACCGCAACGCCGGTCGGTGCCGAGGCTTCTATTCCGCTGGTATCGCAGGATCACGTCTACCTTGGCTCCATCAAATGGGCGCCTGCAAAGCCCGGCTATCTTCTTCTCCGGTTTATTCTTCCGCCACTTGCAATCGCCCTTATCATTTTGGCTGCTTTTGCCATCTTCGTTGTCGGAAATGCGCGCAGATCTACGAAAGCGTTGGAACAGTCAGCGAAAACCGTCGAGGCTTATGCTCAGACGTTGCGAGAAAGTGAAGCACGGTTCCGTGACGTGGCTGAAGCCTCTTCTGACTGGATATGGGAAAGCGATTCCGATCTGCGGCTAATGTATTTTTCGGCACGGTTTACCGAGGTCACGGGCGTGGCTGCGACCAACGTTCTCGGCAAAACCCTGAAGCAGTTTTTCTCCAGTGACGTGCACTCGGACGGTTGGCGCAGGCTCATTGACGGCACGCAAGAGCACAGCTCGTTTCGCGATCTCAGATGCTGCTACCGAGATGCCGCCGGCCGTATCCGAATGTGCCGGCTTGCTGGCAGGCCGATCGTCTCCGAATCAGGCCAGTTTCAGGGATATAGAGGTACTGCTACCGATATTACCGAGGAAGTAGAGGCGCAGGAGCGAGCAGCCCACCTTGCCCATCACGACGCTCTCACAGGACTTCCGAATCGAGTGCTATTTCGCGATCGATTGAACGTCGCCATTGCCAGTCACCGGGAAGAA
This genomic interval carries:
- a CDS encoding SMP-30/gluconolactonase/LRE family protein; translated protein: MTTHGLPVYVAERVARPGCTIAETPVWEPEEARVTWVDAPGSTLYRMTYPDAAVERIDLSLRVGALALRQGGGFIASTERGFATLDIIDGKAKFEFGKGPDLAPDWRMNDGACDRQGRFWSGSMAPVTSAPGAFGTLFSIGEQSEVVERGGQFRSQNGLAWSPDGRTMYVSDSNPLKSYVTVHDFDPDSGNFSKGRLFADTTSLGGRPDGAAIDVDGCYWIAASDGGRVVRMTPQGRVDAEIRLDVPNPTNICFIGEDLRTAFLTTLRAGGVGQGGDVYIVRLPYQGLAEPRYRPGSPSAISDTPPG
- a CDS encoding mannonate dehydratase, coding for MYLGTQIPARNDDDYRVMKQLGASNISATPPGDWRKWDRPVLEAFRDKIESFGLTLDMTQLPMPSTRVDQDVPCKDIMLAGPDRDQQIDGICRLIESCAVAGIPSVRYNFNYIGIPRTPMEPGRGGYMAEAFRLDLANPDEPTPQGIGTIDEDTIWERVDYFLARVVPVAQSANVRLACHPHDPATPPGYMGVTRVLGSVEGMKRFVGMHESPVHGLNFCIGTLGEMVEDVSQVPAITRWFGERGKIMNVHFRNIVGKRYSFRESFPEDGDIDMPAVIDALRDTGYQYMVMPDHAPTLSGDNQQQVAFAFCYGYIAALLQTRC
- a CDS encoding glycoside hydrolase family 28 protein, which produces MSTSSHIRLSPQPDEITGTLQSLFDTHEGPLHIVLEPGIHHCGGLRLRSHLTIEIVDGAELQFIPNYDAYENTLVAIVAEESDRAMMAAVGATDIALIGGGRIFCAGSTKFSVGEDADMGTLVASRYRPRILVLDRCRNIRIEGLHIDDSPMWTMHFAGCEDIEVRGVQVDNDRRMPNTDGIVIDGCRNVRIVDSVFRTADDGIVLKTTRREDGSLTGPCEDVSVRNCIVESRSCALKLGTESFSPFRNISFEDVRIEKSNRGLGIFSRDGGVVDGIRFVRISIDCHETPAGFWGSGEAITINVLHRRPEEFPAGNVSNVLIEDVSGVMQGAINIVAEQQGGISNVTLRRISLEQQPGPLKTGLCYDIRPTIEDRFDRFPIGDTSAGRVNAWRFDADGKIIGLVTYPNGMPGLFASGVIDLVMEDIEIARPNPLPEGWNSQTLLLTNVTSVSERQ
- a CDS encoding bifunctional diguanylate cyclase/phosphodiesterase; its protein translation is MIIKSVGSGISESNFSQRIILSMASVVVVAIAVVLGCVIFSAAGQNRLEVEASTKLATTALQVKAREVARNLKDYAVWDDVYKNLHEKIDTDWAGTDGNIGANVYTGLGYELGFVVDPEGKTVYAVVEGKPQTVDAFTVMPTGLRDLLHVASIQAEPVTGMIKTGDDVFIVAATGILPPTIDRSKVAPKDLSMIVFAKKLDHKFLQHVGDDYLLNNLDFTATPVGAEASIPLVSQDHVYLGSIKWAPAKPGYLLLRFILPPLAIALIILAAFAIFVVGNARRSTKALEQSAKTVEAYAQTLRESEARFRDVAEASSDWIWESDSDLRLMYFSARFTEVTGVAATNVLGKTLKQFFSSDVHSDGWRRLIDGTQEHSSFRDLRCCYRDAAGRIRMCRLAGRPIVSESGQFQGYRGTATDITEEVEAQERAAHLAHHDALTGLPNRVLFRDRLNVAIASHREETARIAVICLDLDHFKEVNDTLGHGAGDVLLQQLSGRLTSCVRRSDTVARLGGDEFAIIQVGVNQPHEAEQLSRRLINAVKEPFSIDGQELHIGVSIGIAIADLADGDPERLLKNADIALYRAKQAGRATYKIFEPKMDMELQARKALEHDLRQAVLKNELEVHYQPLIDLETRTITGVEALVRWRHPTRGLVSPADFIPLAEETGLIIPIGVWVLETACTQAVEWPNLRVAVNLSPVQFRSRELIETVEDVLRRTGLPAERLELEITESVLINDANAALSILNALKTLGVKIAMDDFGTGYSSLGYLNSFPFDKIKIDKSFIGDMNAQEKSGAIVRSVISLGQSLNMITTAEGVETIEQANFLTEEGCDQLQGFYFSKPVTAVELSRFLENWTGFESGPLIAAA